Sequence from the Thermocoleostomius sinensis A174 genome:
TGGCCCCAAGGTCGCAAGCGCCCCAAAACCTATCAAGCCATGAATACCGTAGGAGCAGGTGCATTAGGTGGGGCATTCTGGGGCATGTTATTTGGATTGATTTTTTTCGTTCCATTATTAGGAATGATTGTGGGTGCAACAGCAGGTGCACTATCGGGTAAGTTTACGGACTATGGCATCAATGATGATTTCATCAAAGAGTTGCAGAATAAGGTAACAGAAGGAACGTCTGCGTTGTTTTTGCTCACGGGGCAAGTGACCCTAGATAAGGTCGAGGCAGCCTTCACAGCCGAAGAAAAGGGTGAACTGATTCAATCCAATCTATCGGCCGAGCAAGAAGCTAAGCTGCGGGAGGACTTTGGCGCTGAGTTAGATGCTGAATTAGATACCGAGAAGCAACCGACGTAGCAGTGCATTGATTGTAGGATTTCGTCATTTATCAGAAATGTTGCATTATGTCCCCCCTCGTAGGCGCACCATCAGAGGTCCATCGTACTTAGGTGCGATCGTTCCGTTGCTTTCGTTAGTTATTTGCTTCTGCGAGCAAAAACCACTGGTCTTATGTTTGCAACCGCGATTGTGGCAGCCGTCGGGTTAAATAGTGTGACGGCCGATCAATTCATTGTGCCAGTGATGCCTGCCCGTAATAACTAGAACCACAGATTGAACGTGTTTGACCTTGAATCAACATCAATCAAACGGAGTTGTCATGACTGTTGCTACTGATCCTGTTGCTACTAATCAAACCTCTGTTGCTTATGGCGTTCACTCAGAAGTAGGCAAACTGCGCAAGGTAATGGTTGTTCACCGGGTTTGGCCCATTCTCGTTTGACCCCCTCCAACTGCGATTGATTTTTAGCCGATCGTATCGTTTCTTGTTCTCTTTCCAACTCATTTGGATCGTTTTTTGAAAGTAGTCGTAGCTGATATGAACATTAAAAAAATCATGCTCTCAATATTGTCCTTGTGATTGGTTTGACAATTCCCATTGCTCTGTTCAAAGGAGAGACAAAGCAGTTAAAGGAAGCAGGAGCACTGACTGACGCCGAGTTTCAACTTGCCAAAGCCAGACTGTTGAGTTAGTTGTATTTGTCTTCGTTTCTAAATGTAACGGGAAGGAAAACTGCTTAGGTATCGCTAGGGATATCAACGGTAAGATGAGTGAGTGTGTAAGAGTGTGTAACGCTGACCCAGCTTTACAAATCGACAAATCGTCAGAGTTATCAGGAGTATGCACTATGAGTACTGAGTCGAAACCAGGCGCTTTGGTTATCATTGGCGGCGCCGAAGATCGAGACGGTGATTGTATTGTCTTGCGAGAATTTGTTCGAGCGGCAGGCGGTGTTAATGCTCGCATTGCCGTCATGACAGCGGCTACTAGTTTACCGAAAGAGGTGGGAGAAGATTATATTCGCGTCTTTGAGCGGCTAGGAGCAGCGTCGGTGGATGCAATTCATACCGAACATCGCGATGATTCGGAGCGGGAAGCTTCGATTCGCATCGTTGAAGAAGCGACAGGAATTTTCTTTACAGGCGGCGACCAGTCGCGGATTGTGGATTTCATTCGAGGCACTTCTCTGGACAAGGTCATTCACAAGCGGCATCAACAAGGCACCGTGATTGGGGGTACCAGTGCTGGGGCTGCTATGATGCCTGATGAGATGATTGTAGGTGGCGCGTCGGTTGCCAACCCTAGTGTCGATGCGGTCAGCATGGGGCCGGGAATGGGCTTTTTGCCCGGTATTGTAATCGATCAACATTTTGCCCAGCGGGGACGGTTGGGGCGTCTCCTGGCGGCGCTGGTGTTGCAACCGGCCGTATTGGGATTGGGCATTGACGAAGACACGGGTATCATTGTCAACGGTGATGAGTTTGAAGTAGTTGGGCAAGGTAGTGTCACCGTTGTCGATGAAACGACTGCAACCCACAATAATCTGGAGGGCTTATTGAAAGACGAGCCGATCGCTCTGTGTGGCGTCAAGCTACACATTCTGCCGCATGGCTATCGGTTTAATCTGAAAACACACCAACCGCTGGTGTGATATTCATCGGGTGTAGTATTCATTTTGAACCGTGGACTTGCTGATGAGTGAAAGGGGATGAACGATCGTTTGTTCCCAAAATAGTTGATTGTATTGAAGGTAGAATGCGAGCGTGAATTATGACAACTCTAATTGATACCGCAGCAGTGACTTCAGTGCAGACAACTTACACAGGCGATCGGCTCCAGGGCGTCTCGGTAATCAGTGAATTAAATGTGAACGATTTGGGAGTGGGAAAGCACCGCTTTTTCTTTCAGGGCGTACAGATGGGAACAGGACAACACTGGTATTTGCCAGTCGTGGTGGCAAAGGGTGCACCGGGCAAACGCATCGTCCTGACGGCCGGTGTACATGGCGATGAGTTGAGTCCGGTGAATGCGTTGCAACGCATCATGGCACAACTTGACCCGTTGCAAATGACAGGTACGGTGATGGCAGTCTACGATCTCTCTCGTCCAGCGAAGGAATATACTCAGCGGAATTGGCCGATCGCGCAGAAGGGCGGAGCCTTAATTGACCTGAACCGAGTTTGGCCCGGTGATGAAGCGGGTGATCATCCTCCCATCCGTCATGCTGGGTTATTGTGGAACCGACTGTTCCAACCGAATGTGGATGTGGCGCTTGACTTTCATACCGCCTCAACCGGAGGCGACTTCACCATGTTCATCTTTGCTGATTTCCGCAACCCAGAAACTCGTCAACTTGCAGAGTTGTTTCCAGTCGAGCAGATCAAAAATGATCCGGGGGAAGGTGGCTCTTTGGAACTGGCGTTTGCGCAAGCAGGCATTCCGGTAATGACGATCGAAATTGGTGGCCCTCGAGTTTTTGATGCCCGCAAGATTGCCATGGCGATTGAAGGCAGCCTGAATGTGCTGAAGCACTATCAGGTGATTGAGGGTTCGATCGGTCGCACCTCCAGAGAGGCAGGAACATTCTTCGGGGATGAGATGGAAACCATTCGCGCGACTACAGGTGGCTATCTAGAAATGCTGGTGGATCTAAAAGACAAGGTGACACCAGGACAAACAGTGGCAATTCAGCGCAATTCCTTTGGTGACATTGTGGCAGAGTACACTGTCAGTGTAGCGGGGGAAGTGGCGACAATTGCACGTGATGCTTTGACAGAACCTGGTTCCCGTATCCTTCAGATTTTGTACAATCGTGCGAACTCAACAGTGACTTGACTGTTCACCTCTTGACTGTATCTTGGCTGATACACACACGCTAAAAACGATTTCAATTCAGGTGAGTGCTATGACAACAGATTTTCAATCGGAAACCAATATCAGAAAATCGATCGGTTGGGTAATTGCTCTCAGTATTGTGCTAATCATTCTAGGAATTGTAGCCATTCTGTTACCAGGCATTGCTTCTGCGTTTTTCACTTCTGTGATTGGCTGGATTACGCTATTCAGCGGAGTTGTCATGGTTGTGCAGGCGTTTCAGTCGCGTCCTCTGCGAGGGTTTTGGCTGAATCTGTTGGTAGGTCTTTTCTATGTCATTGCCGGAATTTACATTGTCTTGAATGTTGGCACCGCCGTTCTGGCGTTGACTTTCGCTTTTGGTGTCTTGTTCATCGTTGAAGGAATTTTCACAATCATCATGGCGTTCACCAATCGAGCAGGCAGTCGCGCTTCTTGGTTGGTGGCTTTAAACGGTATCGTTACCCTGATTTTAGGAATTATGGTGCTCAATCGCTTTCCCTCTAGTGCCATTTGGTTGATTGGATTATACGTAGGCATCAGTTTGCTGATGAGCGGCGTTTCGCTGCTGACAGCGGCGTTGGTGGCACGACGAACCGTGACCCATTACTAGTAACATATTATCGTGATACCTTATTGAAGGCTGAGTTGACCATCAATCGTTCAGGTAGACAATGCCTACACTGCATTGCTAGTTTCGGCTGTGTTACCCATGAACTATGCCGATCGGTCACTGAAAAATAACTGGAGACTAAATTCTAGAGATCCAGCGATGAAACGCGATCGAGTTTTTGGCGAAATTTATACGATCGATCAAGATACCGGACTTTACATGATCGAGATTGCGCTGGATCAATATGGAGATATCTTCAACGAATGGGACCCTGCCCCCTTTAAACGTCGCGCTCTCGATCCTGACTTAGAGCTTTATTTAGAAGGAAGTTCTGAAGAAATTCCGCTGCGTCATCCAGTGGAGTTGTATTTTCTCCTGCCCAAGGGCAGTCGAGATGAACGGCTTGAAGAAGAAACACGACACGGTCTAAAGAACAGTTTTATCTTCAAACGATACCTACTCCGAAAAGAATTGGAGAAGACCAATACCCAGATGCTGCGCTGTGTTGTTCTCGGTTTTGCATTTTTGGCTTTTGGAACGTTGTCGTCAGAGCAGTTGGGGGAAGGATTACTGTCCTTGCTGTCGGAGGCGCTATTGATTGGAGGATGGGTGTTTTTGTGGGAAGCCGTTTCTCTGTTCTTCTTTACAAATCGTGAGCTATATCATCGTTACCAACTATACAGACGGTTGCAGAATGCTCCCGTGATCTTTCGAGAAACCGAAGAATCTTAAGTTTTACAGTAGATCTATGAGACAAGCGATAGAACAGTGACCGTTATTGCTAATCTTGATTGTATCAATCCTGGGATTTTTGGATGACCGCTGTTGCCCTACCTGTGGTTCCCTCTAACTTCAACAGTTTGGCTCTATGGCTAGTTTTATATGTTCAAACTACTTGACTCGGAAACGGCTAATCCATCTCCTCATCAAATTGCTCGTTCTCTGCGATGGCTGGGGTGGAGCGGTTTTTGGTTACAAGCTCTGTTGGGGTTTATTCCAATTCTAGTGGTCGTCACAAGAACACTGTTTGGGCCAGGACAGCAGCCACGCGGACCTTCTTTCGGAATTGGATTATCCATCGCTTGTCTGATTTGCCTGGTTTTCAGCATTTACTGGTGCTTTCGCTATACCCTATTAGGGCATAAAATGGAAAACCGAGATCTGCGTCCTGCCAAAGCTCAGGTGAAACGCGATCTAAAGCTGGGGTTATTGATCAATTTGGGAATTATGGCGATCGCCATCCTCATTGCTCTGGTGCGTGTTGGTTCGTTAACCTTCCGGATGCTGACGCTGCCACAAGGTTCAACGGTGATTACTCCTAATCAGATTGGAACCACCGTCGCCCAAGGCGCGTTGATTACGCCATCCAACATGATTGCCATTCAAGCCATGATTAATGCCATTGCGGCTGGTTTAGTGGGGGTCGTGGTAGCTTTGTTGCTGCTGCGTCAGGTGGGGCAACACCGCAGCGCTCAAGATTGAGGATTGGTCAAGTTTAAGTCGAGACGGCATGATGGCTGTCCTGAAAACCGCTGTTTTTAATCTGTGGGTTCGTTTCTCAAACGTTGTTTTCGCGCTAAGGAATTATAAGGTAACAATGATGACATGGTTGAGACGTTCGATCGTCACTGGATTCGCAGGACTGAGCTTTTTGATGACCGATGCCATCTTCTCTCCGGTTCAGGCAACACAGCAATTGTTCTGCACGGGGCGCATGACGAACGGCTGGGCATATACGGCGGAGTTTTTGGATGGACGGTTCACTCAAATTCGTTGGGAGCGTTCGGGACAGCCGCCACAAGTATCGCAACTGACCTTTGCTTCCACCAACGCCCTAGGACAACCTATCTATCGCGGATCACTGATGGCGGCCGTAGCAGTGACGCTGGTGGATCTGTCGGCAGGAGATGTGCGCCCTAGCTCAGAAATCTCAGTTGGCGTGGAAGAGTGGGGTTGGTCGAGAGGAACCTGTGGACTCTCCAGCACAGGCCCGGGTGGGGGGACAGGGTCGTCCGGTTCGGTGGCTGCCCTGCGCCAAGATTTGCTGGGGGTAGATGCTACGCGGGCCCGGGAATGGCTCAGACAAAATGATTTCTTTTTCACTCAGACCATTGAGCAAACTACAACCCGTGTGGTGGAGCAATGGCATCGGGACACCGATCGCGCCATTGTGCAGGTTATTTTCAACAATAGTGTCGTCTCGGATGTTGTACAAATGCGCTAAAGCTAGGGATTGAATCAGTTAGCGAACGAATATCCTCCCGGTAAAGTCTATGTCTTTTGTCACACTCGATCGTATTTGGGAAGTCCTGGGCTGGGTCTTTGGATTGAACGGTGAGGTGTTCAGAGAAGTCGCCGCTGCTCCTAGAGGAGGACTGTTGGCGCTGCTTGTGGTGTTGTTGGCTGGGCTGTCGCTAGCGATCGGTCAAAGCATTATTTTATTTATTAATCGGGTGAAACCGATCCGCTTTGTCTTCAGCCTATTCATTAGCGCTATTCTCTATCTGTTCGAAGTACTGTTTCTGGTCTTTAGTACTTGGTTAATTGGTCTGCTGCCGCGATCGGTTCAGTTACCATTACCTACGCTGTTTATTGTTCTGGGACTCAGCTATGCACCGCTGCTGTTCAGCTTTCTGGGAGCGTTGCCGTATCTAGGGTTTCCCTTATTGAGAATTCTATCAATCTGGCACTTGTTGGCCATGGTGGTCGGCTTCAGTGCAGTAACCAATCTTGGCATGAGTTCAGCGTTTGGCTATGTCGCGTTCGGCTGGTTTGTCAAAGAACTATTGGGAAACACAATTGGACAACCGCTCTCTCAGCTAGGACGGCGTTTGGCTGAACGAGTGGCCGGAGGACATCTGGCACTACATCGGAAGGAACTAACTGAAATTCTGCAATCTGGCTTTGACACTCGATTTTTTACCGGTACTACCGTAGCGGCTCCATCCGTTCAACTAGACATCGCAACGCCCGATCGCCAAGCCTCGATTTCAACGTCACAGTCTGCTGAATCTTTGTTTGCGAACGCCTCAGTGGGTGCCGCCACCCTGCCAATGGACGCTCTCAACCCTGACGAACCGATCGCAGCGCCACCTCGAACCCCAGCCATTCCGCAATCCATTCGCTTGGGCATCATGTTACTAGGCATGGTGCTGTTGTTTCTGGTGATTGCCCTGCTGTTGCGCCCCGTTCGCCTCAGCTTATTTAGCTGGTACGACAGCTTGCCATGGGTGTTGCGTCGAGTGTTGGATCTATCGTGGATTGGATTCGTGGCACTCGTGTTTGCGGGGCTATTAGCTCCCCTAGAAACCTTGGGCTGGTGGGCTGGTTGGTACAACGACGATTTAGATACTACCCGCTCTCGACCGACAACCTCAGCTCAGTTATCTCGTCAGAATCACGATTCAGACTCTCCGTCTCGCTATGTTGTTTATGTGGATGGTGTGGGTCAATCCAGCGACGCTTATACGCCCGATGTAGCAGAATTTGTCGAAGCACTTCAGGAGGTTTTGCCAGACGATGTGGAGTTCATCCAGGGGTTAATGATGTACTCGGTGTTCAACAAACCCCTCAATCAAGATCGACCGCTGGCCTGGCTGTGGCGATTGGCAGACAAAATGCGTTGGGAAAACCCGACGGCGCTGTTGGGTTTTATGGTGAATGTCCGCAATGCCTGGATTGTAGCAATCTCTGCGGACAAACGTTATGGCCCAATTTACAACCAGGGAATCGCTCAAGTGCTCTACAACGGGCTGCTGAACCGGGGCTATCAGCCAGGCGGCGGCATTCCCATTACCCTAATTGGCTACAGTGGCGGTGCGCAGATGTCGATCGCGGCGGCTCCTTATCTCAAGCGCGTGTTGGGCAGTGAAATTGACGTGATCTCCTTGGGAGGCGTCATGAGTGCCAATATCAATGTATTGAAATTGGGGCATCTTTACCATCTAGTGGGCACCAAAGATGGAGTAGCGAAGCTAGGGCCGTTGCTGTTTCCGGGACGACGCCAATGGTTTCCGTTGTCCTATTGGAACCGAGCCATGCGCAAGGGCAAAATCAGCGAGATTGCGTTGGGCCCAGTGGGACATCAGGTCCCCGGCGGCATTATGGACCCTCACGCCTTACTGCCTACGGGTGAAAGCCATTTGCAACATACGATCGCCCTGATTCTGTCCATTCTGGACGGTCGGCTGCTGGATACTGTCCCTCAACCGCATCGCAAACTCAGCAATTATGAACTGTATAAGCAGGCCGACTTTAACAACCACACCTACTATCCCCTGATGCAGACCGTGAATGCCCACTGGTATCGCCCGATCGCACCGTGGATGGGACGATTGATTTTACCGCAACCATCGGAACGACGACTGGTGCGTGGTGTCTGGTTAGAAGTGCATCATGCCGATCGAGGTTATGAGAATCTGGTGGGGCAACGAGTGATGCTGCGTTGGGCCGACGAGCCGAGGGTGAAAAACTTGGTGCGGGCTGTCACTCAAGACGTGCACTTCAGTGTTGATGCTACCTATTCCAGTCAATACGACGGCACAATTCATCCAGAACGACTCAACCATTGGCAGCAGGTGGGGCCCTTAGAATCGCTGGCGGGGTCTCATCCCACCGATGATTTGATCGTGATGTTGACGGGAACCGTAGACGTTCAGGCAGCCAGTAGCACCGATCGCTCCTCCCTTCCCACCCTCTACATTCGCCACCAACCGATCGAAATCACGGGACGCTATTACGGACTGGTGCGGTTTGAAGCGCCGATTGCCAACACCGATCGGTTTCAGGTCAGCCATTTCAACACTATTTCTCGTCAGTTTGATGGTGGGCAAGAAGTGGTGCGATTGCCGCCAGTCGTCCAGGCAAAGAATTACGGTAGTTTTCCTTCAACCACCCACCAGCTAGAGCAAAGCCCGCTCAATGAGACAGGTTGGTATATCTATGGCGCTCAGGATGCCAATGGGGAGTTTGTGGTGCAGTCGTTGGCTCCCCGATCGCTGTTTCGGCTCCAACCCGATCGCGTTGTGTTTGGCAGTCAAGCATCCTATCGCTATATTCGACGGGAATCTTGGGCCGATGTAGTGGCGCAGAAGGGCAGAATTTCGTCAGTGCTGTGTGTGGGCGGCCGCAAACCCAGCCAGGAACGCTCCGATTCTATTCAGGCCGCGATTGATGAGTGGCAAGTGGGCGATCGGGCGCTGTTGCTGCATGTCTATGGCGGCATTGGCGGCAATAATAAGGAACCAGCGGCGGCTACCCCAATCTTCTTTGGCCATTTTTCCTATGGGCTGGCCACAGTGATTCATGATCCAATTAGCGATGAACGACGGTTTGATATTTGCTATTACCAGGTGTACTCCCACAACACCGATGGACTGACGGCGGGAACGCTGCACTGGTCACGGTATATGGGCGATCGGCAATTTGGGTGGGTGGGAACGCGCCCGGTTTGCGATATTTTGATCAAATTTGACCCCTTCACGGGCGAGTTTGATATCAACGGCGATCGGCGATCGGCACTGACAACGATGGTGAAGCAACTGGAAGCGATGACGGCTCGCTATCGAATTGGCGATGGCACGGGGGCAACCTATGTTGGACCGGCGAATAATTGTGCTCAAGATTCCAACCAAGCCCTATTTGCTAGCCTGCGTACACTGTCGCAGATGATCGATGCCAATCAACCTCTGTTGCAAACTTGGCTAACTCATCAACCCGACCAAGTTCAGCGCTATCAACAGCTTTTGCAAATAAAAACCAAACTGTATCAACGCTTGCAGCCGTTTGGTTCGCCCCGCACCGATTGGGAAAGTAATGAGTTTAATTTGGGTAGGAGTTTAGAAGATGAACCGCTCCGCAACTTAATCACGGGCTTGGGCAGTTGGCGCACCCTGTTGCCGCGTAAGTCCAGTGATATGGTAGTTCAAGTTTTTCTAGAGCAGGGGGCATCGGTTTGGGTACTGCGCACGAACCAAGTTGGAGGTTACGATCCAGACATTGAGCCGATTTCACCGATGACGATTTAGTCAATGATAAACCGATCATTCGATCGTTAGTTCCTCAGTCAGTGCTATACATGTGTTCATTTAGGAATCAAATTGTTGTGTCATCAACAATTCCAGTTTGAGCAGCCACCGTGCCTTCTTCCTTTCTTTCTCAATCCTGGAAATCATTCAATAACTCCATTCTTCTATGCTACCTGTCATTGTTTAGCTGCGGCCGGGTTACGATTTTATTCATCAATTACTTCCACAGCACAATTGCCCTGAAGGTATCAGATTGCTCCAACGTTTCAGCTATCTCCTGTTCCCCACTCCCAACTTCCGACTCCCGACTATAACGAATTCATACACTGCTGCACCTTTTCCAGCAGCGGCGGATGCTCAATTTGCTCTACCAATTTTTGTGCAGTGGAGTAACACGATCGGGCAAGTTTCTTTTGACGACGGCTACGATACAGGCTGCCCATATTCAGCAGCGTTGTAATTTCACCGAGCCGATCGCCCAACTCTTGGTGAATGCTGATGGCTTGTTTATAGAACTTCAGCGCTTGCCGTTGCTCAGACAGCAGGCTGTACATATAGCCCATGTTGTGAAGCGTCGTGGCTTCCCCAGCGCGATCGTTCAAAACCCGGCGAGTTAGCAACACCTGATGATAGAGCAAAAGCGCCTGTCTGGGTTTGCCCAAATCGCTATACACCGACGCAATGTTATTGAGCGTAATGGCCTCTCCCGCCAAATTTTTAACTGCCTGCTGAATCGGCAGCGCCGCCTGAAAAAACTCTAGCGCTTGCTCAAACTGCCCAAGGGTGCTGTAGGCAAAGCCAATACCATTGAGCGTGGTAGCTTCCCCCGAAAAATCACCCAACAAGCGCCGCATTTCCAAGATTTGACTCTGCAACAACAGTGCTCGCTTTGGCTCCCCCAGTTTGGTATAAATCAGAGCCACATCATTCAGAGTGGAAATTTCGCCTTCGGTATCTTGCAAGGCTCTAAACATCGGCAGGGCTTCGTTAAAATAAGCCAACGCTTGCGAGAATTGACCGAGGCGGCTGTAGGCAGAGCCAATATTGCTGAGGGTAATTGCTTCAGCCCGCTGATTGTTCAGTTCTTTTGCCAACTCTAAGGCTTGCTCAAAACAGTCTAGGGCTGGTTGTATTTGCCAACAGCTAAGGTAAGCTAAACCAACGTCGTTGAGTGCTCGGCCTTCTCTACCGCGATCGGGCAACGTTCTGGCTAAAAGCAAATTTTCAATGGCGTGATCAAGATATTCTTGGAATCGCCCTTGCTTATAGCAGTGGTTGGCCTCGCTGCGACGTTGCTCCCATTCCTCAATGCGGTTAAAAGACAGTGTCATCTTACCTCAGTTAAGTTAGCGCTAAATTTGCAGGACGCTCCAAGGGGTAGTTCAAACTGGTGTGTGAAGAATCCTGCAATAGATTAACCAACATTCTCTACCTTTCGGTACAAGACGTAAATAGAAAATCATGCATCTTTTAACCTATTTTTAATTTGTATTAACGGAATAATTCCCATTGGCTTAACTTGCCGCTCTATGCTCAAACATTTGTCACGCAAATCAAATATTTGTCACACAAAACGTGTTAAACAGTGAAAATGTGTTAAATATCGATCCTAAATCTAAGTAGACTAGTCGAAATTTAACGTCAAGGTGCAAGAGCACTAGGCATGGCTGAATCGAGCTACGAATCGGACTTCCTCTCCCTTCCCCTCCCCCTCTCCCAATTGGCGAGGAAGCGATCCGGCTCTCTGCTCTTGGAGGAAGAAGGGGCAGGGATGCGGGCAACTCCAACGTGAATACAGCCACACCAAGCACTGATGACGCTGTCCACCAATTTCGTTGATGTCCGATCGCAGTTAGGGATTACAAGCAAACCCAAGAATGAAAACTCAGTACTATACAGCCACTAGCCTTGACGGATTCATCGCAACCGAAGATGATTCATTGGACTGGCTGTTTTCGCTTGGCGACCTGACTAACTCTAGCTACCCAGCGTTCATTGCCGAGGTCGGTGCCTTGGTTATGGGAGCGTCCACCTACGAGTGGATTGTTCGCAATGCCGATCAGGTTGCTGCCGAAACCGGAGCCGCGTGGCCCTACACTCAGCCTGTCTGGGTATTCACCAGTCGTAAGCTCCCGCTCATCGAGGGTGCAATCATTCGATTTGTCAAAGGAGATGTGCAACCAATTCACAAGGAAATGCGGGAGGCGGCGGCAGGCAAAAACATCTGGATCGTGGGAGGGGGTGACTTGGCCGGACAATTCTACGATGCTGGGCTTTTGGATGAGCTAATCGTCCAGATTGGGTCGGCTACTCTGGGCAGAGGAAAGCAATTGTTTCCGCGGCGGGTGCTGAGTCCAACTTTACGTCTGGTGTCGGTTCGTCAAATGGGCGCTGGTATGGCCGAACTTCGTTATGACGTGAGTAAAACCCAGGGTAGATAAACCCATGTGGATAAAACTATCCAGAGAGCGATGCCTCGTTGTTTGCTGTTGCCCATGATAAGAGACTAACGATAGAAACTATTAGCCGTCCCTTGGGCGATCGAACTTTTATCATGTTTAAGCAATCGGGTGTCGTTCCATACCGTTTCCAGCAAGGCAGGCTTGAGTTGTTATTAATCACCTCGTCTAAGCGCAAGCGCTGGGGCATTCCCAAGGGATGGATCGAGCCGTGGATGAGTGCAGCCGAATCAGCCGCGAAAGAAGCCCGCGAAGAGGCAGGCGTATTAGGAAAGGTGCAGTTACCGGCGATTGGGTTTTATGAGCACCGCAAATTAGGAGTACCTTGTCGTGTCGAAGTATTTCTGATGCGAGTAGACACGGTCCTTGAAACTTGGGATGAAGCCGATCGACGGCAGCGAGAATGGGTTAGCCTTGCCAAAGCCATGAAACGGGTGAAACAAACAGAATTACAGCAACTCTTGCAACGCATGCACCGGTTAGACGAGCGTTACACCTTGATGGCGTGATGAAGGTTGCTCGATGTAGTGATAAAAGGGGATGGGCTTAAGTTAGTTTTTCTCACCTTCAATGCGATCGACACAAGGACTGTTCTGTCCAGCCTGGTATTGCAGCAAGTCTCCAGGCTGACAGTTGAGAGTTGCACACAATTTGTCTAGTGCTTGCAGCGTCAAGGATTTCGC
This genomic interval carries:
- a CDS encoding DUF1269 domain-containing protein, with translation MSTLTVWKFNTSDGADKALTKLENLQKQQLIQVLDAAIASWPQGRKRPKTYQAMNTVGAGALGGAFWGMLFGLIFFVPLLGMIVGATAGALSGKFTDYGINDDFIKELQNKVTEGTSALFLLTGQVTLDKVEAAFTAEEKGELIQSNLSAEQEAKLREDFGAELDAELDTEKQPT
- a CDS encoding cyanophycinase, whose amino-acid sequence is MSTESKPGALVIIGGAEDRDGDCIVLREFVRAAGGVNARIAVMTAATSLPKEVGEDYIRVFERLGAASVDAIHTEHRDDSEREASIRIVEEATGIFFTGGDQSRIVDFIRGTSLDKVIHKRHQQGTVIGGTSAGAAMMPDEMIVGGASVANPSVDAVSMGPGMGFLPGIVIDQHFAQRGRLGRLLAALVLQPAVLGLGIDEDTGIIVNGDEFEVVGQGSVTVVDETTATHNNLEGLLKDEPIALCGVKLHILPHGYRFNLKTHQPLV
- a CDS encoding M14 family metallopeptidase — its product is MTTLIDTAAVTSVQTTYTGDRLQGVSVISELNVNDLGVGKHRFFFQGVQMGTGQHWYLPVVVAKGAPGKRIVLTAGVHGDELSPVNALQRIMAQLDPLQMTGTVMAVYDLSRPAKEYTQRNWPIAQKGGALIDLNRVWPGDEAGDHPPIRHAGLLWNRLFQPNVDVALDFHTASTGGDFTMFIFADFRNPETRQLAELFPVEQIKNDPGEGGSLELAFAQAGIPVMTIEIGGPRVFDARKIAMAIEGSLNVLKHYQVIEGSIGRTSREAGTFFGDEMETIRATTGGYLEMLVDLKDKVTPGQTVAIQRNSFGDIVAEYTVSVAGEVATIARDALTEPGSRILQILYNRANSTVT
- a CDS encoding HdeD family acid-resistance protein, with translation MTTDFQSETNIRKSIGWVIALSIVLIILGIVAILLPGIASAFFTSVIGWITLFSGVVMVVQAFQSRPLRGFWLNLLVGLFYVIAGIYIVLNVGTAVLALTFAFGVLFIVEGIFTIIMAFTNRAGSRASWLVALNGIVTLILGIMVLNRFPSSAIWLIGLYVGISLLMSGVSLLTAALVARRTVTHY
- a CDS encoding DUF3611 family protein; the protein is MFKLLDSETANPSPHQIARSLRWLGWSGFWLQALLGFIPILVVVTRTLFGPGQQPRGPSFGIGLSIACLICLVFSIYWCFRYTLLGHKMENRDLRPAKAQVKRDLKLGLLINLGIMAIAILIALVRVGSLTFRMLTLPQGSTVITPNQIGTTVAQGALITPSNMIAIQAMINAIAAGLVGVVVALLLLRQVGQHRSAQD
- a CDS encoding CAAX protease; this encodes MSFVTLDRIWEVLGWVFGLNGEVFREVAAAPRGGLLALLVVLLAGLSLAIGQSIILFINRVKPIRFVFSLFISAILYLFEVLFLVFSTWLIGLLPRSVQLPLPTLFIVLGLSYAPLLFSFLGALPYLGFPLLRILSIWHLLAMVVGFSAVTNLGMSSAFGYVAFGWFVKELLGNTIGQPLSQLGRRLAERVAGGHLALHRKELTEILQSGFDTRFFTGTTVAAPSVQLDIATPDRQASISTSQSAESLFANASVGAATLPMDALNPDEPIAAPPRTPAIPQSIRLGIMLLGMVLLFLVIALLLRPVRLSLFSWYDSLPWVLRRVLDLSWIGFVALVFAGLLAPLETLGWWAGWYNDDLDTTRSRPTTSAQLSRQNHDSDSPSRYVVYVDGVGQSSDAYTPDVAEFVEALQEVLPDDVEFIQGLMMYSVFNKPLNQDRPLAWLWRLADKMRWENPTALLGFMVNVRNAWIVAISADKRYGPIYNQGIAQVLYNGLLNRGYQPGGGIPITLIGYSGGAQMSIAAAPYLKRVLGSEIDVISLGGVMSANINVLKLGHLYHLVGTKDGVAKLGPLLFPGRRQWFPLSYWNRAMRKGKISEIALGPVGHQVPGGIMDPHALLPTGESHLQHTIALILSILDGRLLDTVPQPHRKLSNYELYKQADFNNHTYYPLMQTVNAHWYRPIAPWMGRLILPQPSERRLVRGVWLEVHHADRGYENLVGQRVMLRWADEPRVKNLVRAVTQDVHFSVDATYSSQYDGTIHPERLNHWQQVGPLESLAGSHPTDDLIVMLTGTVDVQAASSTDRSSLPTLYIRHQPIEITGRYYGLVRFEAPIANTDRFQVSHFNTISRQFDGGQEVVRLPPVVQAKNYGSFPSTTHQLEQSPLNETGWYIYGAQDANGEFVVQSLAPRSLFRLQPDRVVFGSQASYRYIRRESWADVVAQKGRISSVLCVGGRKPSQERSDSIQAAIDEWQVGDRALLLHVYGGIGGNNKEPAAATPIFFGHFSYGLATVIHDPISDERRFDICYYQVYSHNTDGLTAGTLHWSRYMGDRQFGWVGTRPVCDILIKFDPFTGEFDINGDRRSALTTMVKQLEAMTARYRIGDGTGATYVGPANNCAQDSNQALFASLRTLSQMIDANQPLLQTWLTHQPDQVQRYQQLLQIKTKLYQRLQPFGSPRTDWESNEFNLGRSLEDEPLRNLITGLGSWRTLLPRKSSDMVVQVFLEQGASVWVLRTNQVGGYDPDIEPISPMTI